The sequence TTTACACACCAAAGGAATTGCTCTCCTCCGCTCCTCTCCGGTACGGTACACAGCGTCGGCCGACACGGGACTCACACACGTGGGAAGGGAACGCGGTGCGACGGGCACAGCCCTGCCGGGAGCTCAGGGACACAGACAGAACTATTTACACTATGGACACGGCGGTGCTGGCGCCAGTCCGGCCGCAGGACCCCGGGCTCTGCCCGCGCTTCTCCTGCACGCGCCGGGCTGCGGCCGCCGCTGGGCCCCTTCCAGGTGAGCACCGAGCATCGCGCCGCCctcatctgcagagcaggaggagctgagagccGGCTGAATGCTTGCAGGCTGCAAGGAGTCGAGGATGGCAGCGCCGCGCACGGCTGGCGCTCAGCACCAGGACAACGCGCTCCGACGTGTCCCCAGCACGGGCGCAGGGCTCGGCCGCGCGGGTCAGGGCGAGGGGAAGGCGCAGAGCTCCCGGCACAGGCactggcagaggctgcaggagaCGCAGAGCAGCAGGGCGGCGGGCAGGAGGCTGACGAGCGCGAGGCCCAGGCCGTGGtgctggctgagcagcaggtAGATGCCGAGGGGCAGCGAGCTGCAGTACAGCAGGCACAGCGTGCCCAGCAGGCAGCGCGGGGCGGCTCGGCACCTCCGGGCGCGGCTCTTCCGCCGGCTCTGCAGCCGGACCACCTCCAGAGCGCCCAGCGCCTCCGTGGGCACCGCGCCCGCGGGCACCTCCAGGATGGTGAGCACCAGGCAGTCCGGGCCGGGCGAGGGCTGCAGCACGCTGGGGGACAGCAGGACCTCGGGGGGCGAGGGGGGGTCCCGCTCACGGCGCGTCGGAGGCGCCGGCCCCTCGCCGTCGTCCCGCGGCCGTCGCGCGTCCTCGCCGGGCACCGGGCTCTGCCGGCGGCAGAAGGGGCAGCGAAGTCGTCGGGGCGACGCGTCCCCCAGGGCCACCATCCGGCGCAGGCATCGGGCGCAGAGGCGGTGGCCGCAGAGGAGCACCGTGGGTCGGCGGGCGCGGGCGTCGTAGCGGCTGTAGCAGATCTGGCACTCCGGCTCCTGGTCGGCGAGCTGACAGCCGCCCCGCGCCTCGTCCTCGCGGGCCATGGGGACGGGACCTGGGGACGGGAAGCCCCCGATCACAGCGCTGCGGCCCGCGGCCAGAGCCCGGCTCAGCCCCGCGGCGGCCCCCTCCCCAGCCGCGGCTCAGCCCGGTTCCCAGCGCCGTCCGCACCGCTCAGCCGCTCTGCGGCCCCCGCGCCTGGGCGGGGGATTTCCCGAGGGCGGGGAGCTGCTCCGCACCGCACGGCGTGGAGCCCGGGGTCCTCGGCGCGGCTCGCCCCCATCGCGCACGGCTCCCCGCGTTCCTATGGCGCGGCGCCGCGCCCCTACGGCCCCCCCGGCTCCCGCTCCCTCCCGTACCTGCGGGGGCTCCGAGGGGACAGGGGGGACCGTCCCATAGGGAGGCGAGGGAAGCGCTGCGGGGCCGGCACAGCCGCAGGGACCGCCGGCATCCGCCGCGCCGTTGGCCTGGCAACGCGGAGCGGGAGGAGGGGGCGGGGGGGTGTGGACGGATGCTCGGCTTCTTGGCTGAGCGCGGCACCGCAGCTCGCGGGCTGCTGCAGCACGGGCGAGCAGCTCCCTCGTTTGACCATCGTGACACGGCGATTAAATACTTAATGAGGTAATTGGCCATCACCTGAGGGAGAGACACAAaggacccccccccccgctccttCAGTAATGACACTTTCTAGCATCGGCGTCTGCAGGCGGTCAGCTGCGTTTCAGGAACAGCCTGCCCTGCTTCCGTGtaaggagaaggggaaaagtgCTTTGTAAGCTGCTCCCTTCGCTGCTGGAGTTCTCCGGTCTCCCCTGAGTGTCACTGAAGGTCAACTACCTCACCGTAGTGGGAAGCATCCCTGGAGAACCTCATCCTCTTTGTACCTAACAGACCATACACACCCTGCAGCCATTTCCTGATCCTGCTGCCCCCAAATGCTTCCCTGCCTCAGCTCACCATGGAATTCCTCATGCTGTTCTTACTCAGGCctttcagcctctcctcttTTCTATAGCATTAATCCCTGCTCCAGGACCTGCAGCTTTTTATACACTGCACAAAACCCACCCCCTTTTTGTAGGCACAGATATGAGGCATCTCAGTGCTATTCCAGCAAAGCCACCCATACTTTCATGACCAGTATCTTTTCTTGACAGCGTACCTTCTATCACTCCATATTCCAGGCAAAACATCACTCCACATTCTGGGTAAAATACTACAAGTTCCTTAAGAACTTCCCAGCGTTGTGCCATGTAGGTTCAAAGCATGGGCTATGCCAAACTAAGAACCAGAACCATTTTTCTTCTACCAGAGGGAGACGGAGGTGAAGGCAGGGGATGAGTGCAGGCCCCAGGCCAACAGATGAGGAAAGGCACTGACACGGGGCAGAGCTGAATGCTGGTTTTTAATGTTCCTAAGAACtaggaaacagaaatcaaaaatAGACTTTGCTCTTCTtgataaaagtaataaaatggtTAGCGGTGTTAAATTaatccttaaaaaacaaaacccacggAGGTTAAATACAACCCAGAGGCTCTGCATAAAAACCACAATGACTacaaaacagctgcaaagaCGTCTTTACACACCAAAGGAATTGCTCTCCTCCGCTCCTCTCCGGTACGGTACACAGCGTCGGCCGACACGGGACTCACACACGTGGGAAGGGAACGCGGTGCGACGGGCACAGCCCTGCCGGGAGCTCAGGGACACAGACAGAACTATTTACACTATGGACACGGCGGTGCTGGCGCCAGTCCGGCCGCAGGACCCCGGGCTCTGCCCGCGCTTCTCCTGCACGCGCCGGGCTGCGGCCGCCGCTGGGCCCCTTGCAGCCGCGGCGCCGGGCCTGGTGCCGGCCGTCCCTCTCGCTGTCCTTCCACCCTTAGAGCGCGTCCCAGCTCCGGCCGCCCCTTCCATCCACGTATGGGCAGCCACCGGGCCGCCCGCTCCTCCTGCCGCCCGCACGGGGGTCGCTGGCCCTCCAGCCGGGCCGTGGCCCAGCTCCTCTCCCTGGCGGCAGCCGGGCGCTCCTGGCGCTGCTGGTTCGCAGGGGAAGGCGGGTGCCATGAGCTGCTGGGCAAGAGTTCCCCGGGCCGGTGCTGCGCAGCCAGCAGTCTCTCCGCCTGCCTGGCGAGCCTCCTCGGGGCCGCAGAcacctccctgctgcctctCACCTCTGCCTCAGTTAGCGTTGGTCTCCCggctgctgctttgctcccGGCCCAGCTCTCGCTCCTTGTCTGTGGAGGAGgtggacgaggaggaggaggacgacgAGGAGCTGAGGGTGCGGCCCGAATGCTTGTAGGCCGCCACGAGTTCCTGCAGCCGCTCTGGCGTGGGCTCCCACTTGGCAAAGCCTGCGCTGTTCTGCAGGAAGAGGACGGCGGTGTTGTGCACGGCCTTGTAGTACATCTCCTCCCTGCAAGGAAAGACAGCAGGCACTCAGCATCTCCCGGCAGCCCGCCTGCCAGTAAGTCACACCGCTACGCTTCCCTGCCACCTGCCTCTCCTCTTCCCGCAGGTAGGTTTTAGGACAAGTATTCCTCTCTGCCCTTTTCACTCATTATCACGTGGAAAAGAGGAGAGTGCCTTCCTTCTGCCTCCTTCTGAACAATACTGAATTGCTGAGCCTCTCTGGCATCTGGCAGCCCAGGAAAATGCTCAGCTGTGGCTTGCCAAATGAGAGCTGGCAGAGGGACACGGAGCATCACCGCAGCACTACATGACATAAACAGTTCATACTGGACTTGTACCCAAGAAACACATCACTCAAATCTTTTAATTAGCAAAACACCTCAGCAGTCATTAAACAAATGCGAAAATCCACAACACTGGGGATTCTACACCTCTTAACAACCCAGGACGATGACGCACTGCACaatctttcctcttcccttccttccatcgATTCCCACTGAGATATCTCAGCACACAGCTTCCCTGAGAGGCAGCTCATCAGAAGGGCACCCTGCAGGGACCCCAAGGGAAGGCCTACTTTTTGCAGACATGCTGAGACCCGCTGCGGTACTCGTGATCGAAGGCTGACAGGATGAGCTGGTGCCTCTTGAACTTGCTCTGCTCCATGCGGGTCAGGGCGGGCGTGGGAGGGTCCCTCCACTCAGGGATGAAGACAATAAAGGACAGGGGCTCACTGGAACTCTCCAGCAGTTTCTAgtccaaaaagaaaaccaatctTAGTCTCGGCTGAGCAATGACAATGCCTACTGCCTTctatggaaaggaaaagttgTGCTTCCAGAGCAGtacagcagcagtgacagccctCTACTTTTTGACTGACAGCCTTGTTGTGAGCACACAGTGGGGAGCAGGTGACTGCACGGCTCCGTTCAGAACAACACAGCAGAGTGAACGTACCTCAAAGTGAGAGACCATGGCATCCATCAGCTCCTCACAGAACGGAGGATTTGCCTCAAAAGACCCACTTATAGGGAAGAAATCCAGGCACGGGCTAcaggaaaaagacaaacatcACTATCAGGGAGGCCAGACACCTGATTGTTGGAccttaaaaaacatttgtttccttgCAGACGACACTCATGCTCAGAAGGACTGAATCTCAGCAGTACAGGGCTGCCACTCCTCCACAGCACAGTCACTGGGACACATTCCATCTGTGGTCACTGAAGGCTGACTGCTGATGCAAGCCGACTGCCTGAGGGCCTACTCCCTCCTTTCTTCTGAACAAGGGCAAACACTGGCAGACCTATAAACTGCATCAGACAGCTCTGGCTGGACCAGTGGCACACTGCTGGTCGTTTCACCGCCGATCTGTGCTCACTCCCTGCTTTCAGTGGGCCTGAAGCACACATCTTTCTGCTCAACTACTGACTACTCAACGCGTCAGCCTGTCCTGAATCACTGCTCTGCACACGTGCACGCAcccacacagacacacagcaaaGGGCACCAGAACACAAGACTCACCCCCTGGATCCAAAATACCCGTCTGTATCCAAGAAGGCCGAACAGTACTGTTTAAAATAGCAATTCAGTGGCGAGGCAAAGCATTCAAAACTCACTCCAAAGAGCTTGTGGAGGGCTTCAAAGACGTGCACGGGAAGTGCCCCCTGCAGGCCAGTTCCTTCATACAGACCCACACCGAACATCATCTGAGGAGAGCAAACCCCGGTGAGTGGTGCCTGCACTTGCTATTGCTGCTGCTCCCTTCATGGAATATGGACCGAGGCCTACATGTCCACACACTCACTCCTCCAGGTATGCAGGGCCCCCTCGTCCTCTCTCAAATTCTCATAGGTCCCCTGAATGAACCTAGGAATGCTCTTTAGATACTTTCTTCAGCTCAGGTCCTGTCAAACCAACTGTCAGTTTTTACATGTATTCCCCAGGAACCTTCAGTTAGGCCTCACAAAAACGTCAATGACTACTGAAAGCTCTTCATTACAATTTATCCCCACCACTGACTCAGTTTAAGCCCTATTTTGCACCAGGCTCTGAGAGCTGCAGACCCCTCAGAGCAACGAGTTCAGTTCCCCAGGTGTTCTGATgcacaacaacagcaacaacaagtACCTGGTATCGTCGGAGAAGGCACCAAACCCTGGGTAGGAACTTTTCAAAGCCAGAGTCATCAATGCAACTGTACCGGTAGAGAAGCCACTGGAAGAGAAGGCCCagccattaaaaacaaacagtatcAACAAAGGTAAGGCAGCCAGAACACAAAACATATCGTGACATGAGAAGAAACACCGATGAACAAAAGGAGCAGGC comes from Lagopus muta isolate bLagMut1 chromosome 16, bLagMut1 primary, whole genome shotgun sequence and encodes:
- the LOC125701122 gene encoding E3 ubiquitin-protein ligase RNF182-like — encoded protein: MANYLIKYLIAVSRWSNEGAARPCCSSPRAAVPRSAKKPSIRPHPPAPSSRSALPGQRRGGCRRSLRLCRPRSASLASLWDGPPCPLGAPAGPVPMAREDEARGGCQLADQEPECQICYSRYDARARRPTVLLCGHRLCARCLRRMVALGDASPRRLRCPFCRRQSPVPGEDARRPRDDGEGPAPPTRRERDPPSPPEVLLSPSVLQPSPGPDCLVLTILEVPAGAVPTEALGALEVVRLQSRRKSRARRCRAAPRCLLGTLCLLYCSSLPLGIYLLLSQHHGLGLALVSLLPAALLLCVSCSLCQCLCRELCAFPSP